A region of the Fusobacteria bacterium ZRK30 genome:
TGATTTCTTCTATCAATTCATCGGATACTTTCTTTACAACATTTGTTTTTTCCTTTTCAAAATGAAAAGTATCGTATGTCACAGGCAGAGTTAAAATAAATTTACTTCCAACATCTTTAGTACTTTCAACCTCCAATGTCCCGCCTAATAAATTGGCATATTCCATAGAAATTGAAAGACCTAATCCTGTCCCGCCAAATTCTCTGCTTATAGTCCCATCCTCTTGCTGGAAAGCATCAAAAATACTTTTAATCTTATCATCTGAAATTCCAATCCCGGTATCATTTATTTCAAATTTAATTTTATTATCATATTCTCTGATGTTTAAATTAACACTTCCCTGTTTTGTAAATTTAAAAGCATTTGATATTAAATTTTTAATAATTTGTTTAACTTTAACTTCATCGGTCATTACATTTTCAGGTAATTTATCTGAAATATCGATTGAAAACTGCAGATTGTTCTTAATAGATATTTGTTCAAACATCCCAAATATTTCACTTTTAAAATCCTCAATATTCATCTTTGAGATATTAACTTCCATTTTCCCCGCTTCAACCTTGGATAAGTCTAAAATATCATTGATTAGTTTTAATAGATCACTTCCTGATGTATTAATAGTTTTTGCAAATTCCCTCTGTTTTTCAGTTAAATTTGAATTTTTTTCACCTAATAGTTCTGAAAGTATCAATATACTATTTAAAGGCGTTCTCAATTCATGACTCATGTTTGCAAGAAATTCAGATTTATATTTATTTGATAAAACTAAATCTTTAGCTTTTTTTTCTAATTCTTTCTGACTGATATTAAGTTCATTATTTTTATTTTCCAGTTCTTTTTTTTGTATCTCAAGCATCTCTGTATTTTCTTCTAACTCTTCATTTATAACCCTTAATTCTTCCTGCTGACTTTCAAGTTCTGCTTGGGAATCTTTTAATACAACTGATTGCGTTTCTAATTCTTCATTTGTAACTCTTAGTTCTTCCTGCTGTACCTGGAGTTTTTCAGCATATTCATTTGCAGCAACCAATAATTTTTCCACAGCTTCAAAATTTAAAATATTATTAATCGCAATTCCTATACTTATTTGAGCCAATTCTAAAAATTCAATCACAAGATCGGAAAACTCCGATGTTGAAGCTATTTCTAACACTGCTACAACTTTATTTTGATAGTTACATGGTATAACTACAATATTAGTCGGAGAACTGCTCCCTACTCCAGAATTTATAGATATATAATCTTTTGGAAGATCCGAAACCACTATTAAATCTTTTTCTAAAGCTGCTTGTCCTACTAAACCTTCACCAAATTTAAAGCCATTGGGTAATCCTTTTCTCCTCTTAAATGCATAGCTGGCAGCTAATTCATATTGTTTTTCATCTGATTTTTCATTCAGTAAATATAATACTCCTACCTGTCCATCGATCTTTTTAGTGACAAAGGAAATTAACTGGCTGAGTAAATTTTGTAAATCATGAGTTGTCTGGGAGATATGATTGATATCCATCTGTCCTTTTTGAATCCAATCTCTGCGTTTTCTTTCATCTAAATTTTCTTTCAACTTATCAATGAGCGAGGCGTATCCCTTTGATAACTCAACAAATTCAGTAGATGAATTCTTTTCAATATCCAATTTTACATCTAATTTATTAAAATCAAAATTTTTCATCCTTTTAACAAAATCAATGATCGGTGAAGTAATTTTATTAATCGCAATCCATAACAATCCCAGTGTTACAATCAATATTATTATTCCTGCTGTAATACTTCTATATGTTGTTTTCACAGTTTTATTTGTCAATACTTTTAAATCTGTAAAAAAATAAATATACCAATTGGTACTTACCTGAGGGATCTCTATCTTTGAAATCACCTCATACCTATCTTTATTTTCCCTTGAAATTATTTTTTTTAGCTTTAGTTCATCAACAATAGAAGTTATCTCTAATCTAATTTTATAAATATTATTCCCGTTTAAACCAGAATTAAAATTATTAAATATAATCTTTCCCTTATCGTCTATCAAGGCCATATTTTCATTTGTGTTAATAAATTCAGATATCAACTTTTCAAAATATTGCATTGAAATGTCTATCCCTACAACTCCTATAAATTTATTCCTGTCATATAGAGGCTTTGCTATTGTAATTATTAACCTTTTTTCCCCGTTTACAACAAAGTTATAGGGTTTTGAAATAATTGTGTCTCCTGCTTTTTTTGCTTCTAAATAAAAATCGTAATTTACAGCATCATTAATCGCAATGATATTAGCTTTACCTTCTTTTATAGTAAGATATGAAATATACTGGCCGTTTTCAGCATATTTTTCATTATTGATATAATCCGAATCTTTCCCCCCAAACATATTCGGTTCCATTATAATGTTATAACCGATTATATTAGGTCGTTTAATCATACTTCTTTCAATAATTTTTTCAAAATTTTGCCTTTTATCACCTATATTATCATTAGCCCTTATTGACATCAATACATTAGAGAACTCCTGATTTATATCTGCAGTATGATATATTTTTTGCTGGATTTTTAAAGTATTTATATTTGCTTTGTCCTCTAATTTTATTACTCCATCTTTAAATTCTAAATCTCTGCTATTTTTATATGAATATCCTATAAGTGTCATTCCTACAAAAAGTATTATACTAAAAGCCCATATAAAACTCTTTATTTTTACAGATCTATGTTTTTCCAATTGAAATTTCCTCCTAATTTTAATTTTGTATATATCTAGTTATTAAAATAAAAAAATGGGGATTCCCCATTTTTTTATTTTAGATTTTTTTAGTATATTCATTTTCATCTAATTTTTTTATTACTTCCTCTAATTTTTCTGGTTTACCGTAGTAATACCCCTGGAAAATTTCTACTCCCATCTCCTTTAACATATTTATCTCTTCTATGGTTTCTGTCCCCTCTACGATAACCTCTAAACTCAAACTCTTACCTAACTCGATGATGGTTTTTATAATCTTCATATTTTCAGTACATTCAAACATATTGATTACAAATGATCGATCAATCTTTAAAGTGGTTATGGGTAGTTTCGACAGATAGGAAAGGGATGAATACCCAGTACCAAAATCATCTATTAAAAAATTGATCCCTATTTTTTTTAAATTTTTCATTTTTTCAATAGATTTATCAATATCGTCTATAAATGCACCTTCAGTAAGTTCAAAATTAATGCCTTTTAAGGTCCCGTGTTTAGTTATTATCTCCTCTGAAAAATATTTTTTATTAAAATGTATTGGAGATATATTCAATGATACAGGAGTTTTTAATTTTACTATATCTTTTTTTACCTGCTCTATTAAAAAATAAGTAAGATCTATAATTAAAGAAGATTTTTCAGCTATAGGTATAAATATTCCTGGAGAGATGTTACCTTTTTCAGGGTGATTCCACCTCATAAGTGCTTCAAATTCAACTTTTTTAGTCTTTAAATTTACTTTAGGCTGATAGTAAATTTTAAACTCCTCATTTTCTATTCCTTTCTTTATATCATTTCCCAACAGATAGAACGCTCCATCTCCATGTTTTTTTTCAAAATCAAGCTGATCAAATAAAGTTTTCATAGCAGTTTTTATAGACAGGTCTCTCTTATATTCCTTAAAAACTTTACAAATAAATATCTTATATTCATTTCCCTTCATCTCATTGAATTTTTCTAGATTTTCTAAAAACCTTTTTTCTAATTTTATTATTTCTCCTGAATCAACTGAACCTTCTATAACCACTAAAAATTGGTCTCCATTTAACCTTATAATTTTATCGCTGCTCCTAAAAGTTTCTCTCAATATAGAAACCAAAGAAATTATAGCTTTATCACCTATTTCCATACCAAATTCATTGTTAATATAAGTTAGATCTACTATATCAAACAATCCAAAATATACCTTTTTATTAATTTTATTGGCATTGTTATAATCTATTAATTCATTTAATTTTTCCATACCTTTTTCTCTTTTTAATACCCCTGTAAGGTTATCAAAGTTAGATTTTATATAGAGTTCTTCGGTGATCTTTTCTTTCTGGCTAAGTATTCTCCTTGTAGTAGAGATCAACAAAAGAACCAGCAATATTATTAAAACACCATTTAATATTATGTAGGTAAATTTTTCTAAAATTCTTAAATTTAAATTTTTCATCTTTATATCTGCACCGGCAATATATTTTCTTCCGTCTTTAGATTCCAACACCAGATATACAGACCTAAATCCTCCACCTTTATCTGTACTATCTATATAATGAATACTTTTATTTTTCAATACATCGATAGTTTCCTTTATAGAGTCATCTTCTAAATCTTGAAAATTTATCCAATAAAGCTCTGTTGGATCCCTGTCTCTTACCTTTCCTAGATATTCCTCAACATCTCCTCCAACTGCTGTATAAGTCGGCATACCTTTTTCATCTACTATAGTATATAGATAGTCAACCTTGTTTGCCTTTGACATCTCATTTAAAATTTCTGTTGTTCTCAATGCTTCTTCATCGGTATGTGAGTTCTTATCCATATTTTTAAATGTATAATCATTTCCTAGATAATATGGTATATTTTTTGCCGCTCTATAGAGGTTAGAATTTATTTCCTGTAACTCCTTATCTCTCAAATACGAATATCCTAAGTATCCATAGATAAATATTCCTATTGTCAGTAGTATAAATATTTTTACATTCTGCTTAACCTTCATCTATTCTCCTTTATTTAAATTATTTATTAAATAATCATACTTTACAGCTATTAGTTATTACACCTGTATTTTTTTCTTACTATTAAATATATATTTTATTTGTAAGTTTTGCAAATTAAAATTCCAATTATTAAAAGAAATTAATTTGTTTTCCAGTTTTTTCATTCTATTTTTACACAAATATTCCTTTATTTACACTTTTTTTGTTCTATGGTATATTTAATTATAAAATAAAAGGGGTTTTTTATTATGACTTATATTGTTGAAAAGTTACATCTAACTAATGAAGAAGAAGTAAGTGAAGTTAGGTCTTTCCTGTCTACATTTCAATTAGATTACGAAAAAGATATCGATTACACTGTTGTAATCAGAGATAAGAATAAAATTATTGCTACCTGCTCAAAAGCTAAAGATGTTTTAAAAGGGTTTGCTGTAAATCATTTGGTTCAAGGAGAAGGAATTACTAATCTCCTCATTACAGCTATCCAAGACAGACTATTTCAAGAGGGAATTTTTCATTCCTTTATCTTTACAAAACCAATCTATGAAACTACTTTTAAGTCCTTCGGTTATAAGGTTGTAGCCAGTGTAGAAGAGGTTACATTATTAGAGTATGGCTTTAATGATATCCATAAAAGCTTGGCTACTATGAAAAAATTATATGAGATTGATAGTTCTATTCCTAAAACAGCACTTGTTATGAATTGCAATCCCTTCACTTTGGGACATCGACATCTCATTGAAGAAGCCAGCTTAAAATCAGAGGAAGTGCTTGTCTTTATAGTTGAAGAAGATAAATCACTTTTCCCATTTGTAGATAGATATCACATGGTAAAAGACGGAGTGGCAGACTTAAAAAATGTTACAGTTATTCCTGGAGGAAAATATATAATCTCCTCTGCGACCTTTCCGGCATATTTCTTGAGGGAAGAAACTAAAGTTTTAAGTGCATATACAAAATTAGATGCTACTGTTTTTTCAAAATATTTTTGTAAACAATTTAATATAACTAAAAGGATGCTTGGAGAGGAACCCTATTGTCCTGTCACAAGAAATTATAATGAAGCATTAGTAAATGTCCTGGAAAATCACGGAGTTGAAGTAGAGGTTATCCC
Encoded here:
- a CDS encoding response regulator translates to MEKHRSVKIKSFIWAFSIILFVGMTLIGYSYKNSRDLEFKDGVIKLEDKANINTLKIQQKIYHTADINQEFSNVLMSIRANDNIGDKRQNFEKIIERSMIKRPNIIGYNIIMEPNMFGGKDSDYINNEKYAENGQYISYLTIKEGKANIIAINDAVNYDFYLEAKKAGDTIISKPYNFVVNGEKRLIITIAKPLYDRNKFIGVVGIDISMQYFEKLISEFINTNENMALIDDKGKIIFNNFNSGLNGNNIYKIRLEITSIVDELKLKKIISRENKDRYEVISKIEIPQVSTNWYIYFFTDLKVLTNKTVKTTYRSITAGIIILIVTLGLLWIAINKITSPIIDFVKRMKNFDFNKLDVKLDIEKNSSTEFVELSKGYASLIDKLKENLDERKRRDWIQKGQMDINHISQTTHDLQNLLSQLISFVTKKIDGQVGVLYLLNEKSDEKQYELAASYAFKRRKGLPNGFKFGEGLVGQAALEKDLIVVSDLPKDYISINSGVGSSSPTNIVVIPCNYQNKVVAVLEIASTSEFSDLVIEFLELAQISIGIAINNILNFEAVEKLLVAANEYAEKLQVQQEELRVTNEELETQSVVLKDSQAELESQQEELRVINEELEENTEMLEIQKKELENKNNELNISQKELEKKAKDLVLSNKYKSEFLANMSHELRTPLNSILILSELLGEKNSNLTEKQREFAKTINTSGSDLLKLINDILDLSKVEAGKMEVNISKMNIEDFKSEIFGMFEQISIKNNLQFSIDISDKLPENVMTDEVKVKQIIKNLISNAFKFTKQGSVNLNIREYDNKIKFEINDTGIGISDDKIKSIFDAFQQEDGTISREFGGTGLGLSISMEYANLLGGTLEVESTKDVGSKFILTLPVTYDTFHFEKEKTNVVKKVSDELIEEINKEEGEKLFKKPFEVPYVLDDRHDINDNDKILLIIDDDPNFAKVIMDISRAKNFKVIVAETGEIGLYLADYYMPTGIILDIGLPKIDGLEVLERLKNNKRTKNIPVNIISGGDYEKSMFEKDVEFLKKPVSKTQIENILEGAGLNGYKINKILVVEDDKIQNDALTELIKHDYKDIEILSSTSGEDALEVLTENSVDLLILDLGLLDYNDFEFIERLKEDENFSNIPIIVYTGKEICMDEEKKLRNKVENIIIKGDRSSQRLLDEIKLFVHNVKKHKNVVTSNDDEIFKDKKILVVDDDMRNVFALSSILEMNGIDVEIANDGIEALEKLKDMEKIDLVLMDIMMPVMDGYEAIREIRKMNEFKELSIIALTAKAMKGDRDSCLEAGANEYLSKPIETNKLLSLLRVWL
- a CDS encoding bifunctional diguanylate cyclase/phosphodiesterase; this encodes MKVKQNVKIFILLTIGIFIYGYLGYSYLRDKELQEINSNLYRAAKNIPYYLGNDYTFKNMDKNSHTDEEALRTTEILNEMSKANKVDYLYTIVDEKGMPTYTAVGGDVEEYLGKVRDRDPTELYWINFQDLEDDSIKETIDVLKNKSIHYIDSTDKGGGFRSVYLVLESKDGRKYIAGADIKMKNLNLRILEKFTYIILNGVLIILLVLLLISTTRRILSQKEKITEELYIKSNFDNLTGVLKREKGMEKLNELIDYNNANKINKKVYFGLFDIVDLTYINNEFGMEIGDKAIISLVSILRETFRSSDKIIRLNGDQFLVVIEGSVDSGEIIKLEKRFLENLEKFNEMKGNEYKIFICKVFKEYKRDLSIKTAMKTLFDQLDFEKKHGDGAFYLLGNDIKKGIENEEFKIYYQPKVNLKTKKVEFEALMRWNHPEKGNISPGIFIPIAEKSSLIIDLTYFLIEQVKKDIVKLKTPVSLNISPIHFNKKYFSEEIITKHGTLKGINFELTEGAFIDDIDKSIEKMKNLKKIGINFLIDDFGTGYSSLSYLSKLPITTLKIDRSFVINMFECTENMKIIKTIIELGKSLSLEVIVEGTETIEEINMLKEMGVEIFQGYYYGKPEKLEEVIKKLDENEYTKKI
- the citC gene encoding [citrate (pro-3S)-lyase] ligase, producing MTYIVEKLHLTNEEEVSEVRSFLSTFQLDYEKDIDYTVVIRDKNKIIATCSKAKDVLKGFAVNHLVQGEGITNLLITAIQDRLFQEGIFHSFIFTKPIYETTFKSFGYKVVASVEEVTLLEYGFNDIHKSLATMKKLYEIDSSIPKTALVMNCNPFTLGHRHLIEEASLKSEEVLVFIVEEDKSLFPFVDRYHMVKDGVADLKNVTVIPGGKYIISSATFPAYFLREETKVLSAYTKLDATVFSKYFCKQFNITKRMLGEEPYCPVTRNYNEALVNVLENHGVEVEVIPRKWISTPENYISASKVRNLIKKEGREALDKLSEFIPTVTLNYLRSEEGKDVIKKIINSNTPH